A single Populus alba chromosome 7, ASM523922v2, whole genome shotgun sequence DNA region contains:
- the LOC118047867 gene encoding DNA polymerase alpha catalytic subunit isoform X2: MEDEQPAVLNGKRRRGAEATARSEALERLKALRRGGRRSENGGGYAIKMEDPIYDSVPEDEYNSLVARRREEAQGFIVDDNGLGYGDEGEEEDWSQAGLPPSSDESDREGLNKSRSRKKKSEKKEKEKEKEVKKGNASLTAAAAAIMGKTKISAMFTSNVFKNRDSVGKVKSFDCDNIVDDVIAEFAPDEADRERRRRGQLIVKNATPIKSENRFFDNGNDVNFMVKAELDRDFINYKSGVDEKKEGIVEVKEKGEDKLSNPVKEEVVSVLEVKADEAVVKKDDGRSLNAKISDEERDPALSATAGWKEVMNGKNGGEAVGGAGVVEGVKSGANCEEQSEFELDGDGSLPFYILDAYEEIFGSNMGTIYLFGKVKAGNTYHSCCVVVKNMHRCVYAIPNSSIFHTDEMSMLEKEVEESRISSTDFHKKLQDMAYELKNEVASQLLSLNVSSFSMAPVKRRYAFERSDIPAGENYALKINYPFKEPPLPADLKGETFCALLGTHCSALELFLVKRKVKGPSWLSVSKFATCPASQKVSWCKFEVIVESPKDIQVSSSSNSKIEIPPVVVAAINLKTVINEKQNVNEIVSASVICCHKAKIDTPMLASEWKKPGMLSHFTVVRKLDGGIFPMGFSKEVTDRNTMAGSNVLAIESSERALLNRLMIALHKLDSDFLVGHNISGFDLDVLLHRTQACRVPSSTWSKIGRLKRSMMPKLTKGNAIFGSGASPGIMSCIAGRLLCDTFLASRDLLKEVSYSLTQLAKTRLNKDRKEIAPHDIPTMFQTSKSLIELVEYGETDAWLSMELMFHLSILPLTRQLTNISGNLWGKTLQGARAQRVEYLLLHAFHAKKYIVPDKMSSRVKEAKMTKRRINNGIEDRNADELDTDAANFENDNQQSDHGKRKKGPAYAGGLVLEPKKGLYDKYVLLLDFNSLYPSIIQEYNICFTTVERSMDGLVPRLPSSKTTGVLPELLKNLVERRRMVKSWMKNASGLKVQQLDIQQQALKLTANSMYGCLGFSNSRFYAKPLAELITLQGREILQSTVDLVQNNLNLEVIYGDTDSIMIYSGLDDIPKAKAIAGKVIQEVNKKYRCLEIDLDGLYKRMLLLKKKKYAAVKVQFKDGIPYEVIERKGLDMVRRDWSLLSKELGDFCLTQILSGGSCEDVIESIHNSLMKVQEDMRSGQVALEKYVITKTLTKPPEAYPDAKNQPHALVALRLKQSGYTAGCSAGDTVPYIICCEQGVGASAVSLTGIAQRARHPDELKCDDGKWIIDIEYYLSQQIHPVVSRLCASIQGTSPERLADCLGLDSSKFQSKSSESVPSSSLLFAADDEERYQSCEPLILSCPSCSGTFHCPPVFSSICTSILEKSKNPQIEESISNFWHRLCCPKCPEEGDLGRISPAMMANQVKRQAEGFVSTYYKGVMMCDDETCKHTTRSLNLRLVGDSERGTVCPSYPRCNGRLVRKYTEADLYKQLSYFCHLLDTARCIEKADAGTRIKVEKELMKIRPVVDMALSTVKKIRDRCAYGWVQLNGLAVTV; this comes from the exons ATGGAGGACGAGCAGCCAGCAGTGTTAAATGGTAAGCGAAGAAGAGGAGCAGAAGCCACGGCCAGATCCGAAGCCCTTGAGCGACTCAAAGCGCTCCGTCGTGGTGGCAGGAGATCTGAAAATGGCGGCGGGTACGCCATCAAAATGGAAGATCCAATCTATGATTCCGTCCCCGAGGACGAGTACAACAGTCTCGTCGCTCGCCGCCGCGAGGAAGCTCAGGGTTTCATCGTTGACGATAACGGCCTGGGTTACGGCGACGAAGGTGAAGAAGAGGACTGGTCTCAGGCCGGATTACCTCCGTCTTCGGATGAATCGGACCGCGAGGGTTTGAATAAGAGTAGATCtagaaagaagaaaagtgaaaagaaagagaaagaaaaagagaaagaagtgAAGAAAGGTAATGCTTCGTTGACGGCTGCTGCGGCGGCGATTATGGGGAAAACGAAGATATCGGCTATGTTTAcatcaaatgtttttaaaaatagggATTCTGTTGGTAAGGTAAAGAGTTTTGATTGTGACAATATTGTTGATGATGTTATCGCGGAGTTTGCTCCTGATGAAGCTGATAGAGAAAGGCGTAGAAGAGGACAGTTGATTGTGAAGAATGCTACACCAATTAAGAGTGAAAATCGATTTTTTGATAACGGTAATGATGTTAATTTTATGGTTAAAGCAGAATTGGATagggattttattaattataagagTGGTGTTGATGAGAAAAAGGAGGGAATTGTGGAAGTGAAAGAGAAGGGAGAGGATAAATTGTCTAATCCGGTTAAAGAGGAGGTTGTAAGTGTTTTGGAAGTGAAAGCAGACGAGGCAGTTGTGAAGAAGGATGATGGACGTTCACTTAATGCGAAGATTAGTGATGAGGAGAGGGATCCAGCTTTGAGTGCGACAGCCGGGTGGAAAGAAGTGATGAATGGTAAGAATGGGGGTGAGGCTGTTGGTGGCGCTGGGGTAGTGGAGGGGGTTAAAAGTGGAGCAAATTGTGAGGAGCAATCTGAGTTTGAGCTGGATGGTGATGGGTCATTACCCTTTTACATTCTTGATGCTTATGAAGAGATTTTTGGTTCTAACATGGGCACGATCTATTTGTTTGGGAAG GTGAAAGCCGGAAATACATATCATAGTTGCTGTGTGGTTGTAAAGAATATGCACAGATGTGTTTATGCAATTCCAAATAGTTCTATATTTCATACTGATGAGATGAGCATGCTAGAGAAAGAGGTTGAAGAGTCACGGATTTCTTCCACAGATTTCCATAAAAAGCTGCAA GACATGGCATATGAACTAAAGAATGAAGTTGCAAGCCAATTGTTAAGTCTCAATGTCTCAAGTTTCAGCATGGCTCCGGTTAAG AGGAGATATGCATTTGAGCGCTCTGATATACCAGCCGGAGAGAATTATGCACTCAAGATCAACTATCCATTTAAG GAACCTCCGCTCCCAGCAGATCTCAAAGGCGAAACTTTCTGTGCTTTGCTTGGAACTCATTGCAG TGCTTTAGAGCTTTTTCTTGTTAAAAGGAAGGTAAAGGGACCTTCGTGGCTTTCAGTTTCAAAATTTGCAACTTGCCCAGCTTCTCAAAAG GTGAGCTGGTGCAAGTTTGAGGTCATTGTCGAATCTCCAAAGGACATACAagtttcatcttcttcaaataGCAAAATAGAGATTCCTCCAGTGGTTGTTGCTGCAATAAATCTGAAAACTGTCATAAATGAAAAGCAGAATGTGAATGAAATAGTCTCTGCTTCGGTCATTTGCTGTCACAAGGCCAAG ATTGACACTCCCATGTTGGCCTCCGAGTGGAAGAAACCTGGCATGCTGAGCCATTTTACTGTTGTTCGCAAGCTTGATGGAGGAATATTCCCAATGGGATTTTCCAAAGAGGTTACAGACAGAAACACAATGGCTGGATCAAATGTCTTAGCTATTGAAAGCAG CGAAAGAGCTTTGTTAAATCGTCTGATGATTGCATTACACAAATTAGACAGTGATTTTCTTGTTGGACATAATATATCTGGTTTTGACCTGGATGTTCTCCTCCATAGGACACAG GCTTGCCGGGTGCCAAGTAGCACATGGTCCAAAATAGGACGTCTGAAGCGATCTATGATGCCTAAACTTACAAAAGGAAATGCCATTTTTGGCTCCGGAGCAAGTCCAGGGATCATGTCTTGCATTGCTGGCCGGCTCTTATGCGATACATTTTTGGCTTCCCGTGATTTATTAAAAGAG GTTAGTTATTCCTTGACGCAACTTGCTAAGACTCGGCTGAACAAAGACCGCAAGGAGATTGCACCACATGATATTCCCACAATGTTCCAGACGTCAAAGTCCCTTATTGAACTA GTTGAATATGGTGAGACAGATGCATGGTTATCTATGGAACTCATGTTTCATTTGAGCATTCTTCCTCTCACACGCCAGCTGACCAATATCAGTGGGAATCTCTGGGGGAAAACTCTTCAA GGTGCCAGGGCACAAAGAGTAGAGTATCTTCTATTGCATGCATTCCATGCAAAGAAATATATTGTCCCAGACAAGATGTCTTCTCGTGTAAAGGAAGCAAAAATGACAAAGAGGAGAATTAATAATGGCATTGAGGATAGAAATGCTGATGAGTTGGACACTGATGCTGCCAATTTCGAAAATGACAATCAACAGAGTGATcatgggaaaagaaaaaaaggtccTGCCTATGCAGGTGGATTGGTTTTGGAGCCTAAAAAAGGTTTATATGACAAATATGTATTGCTTCTGGATTTCAATAGTCTTTACCCCTCAATTATTCAG GAATACAATATCTGCTTCACAACAGTTGAAAGGTCTATGGATGGATTGGTTCCTCGTTTACCTTCCAGTAAAACAACTGGAGTTCTGCCTGAG TTGCTGAAAAATTTAGTTGAGAGAAGAAGAATGGTTAAGTCATGGATGAAGAATGCATCTGGTCTCAAAGTCCAGCAGCTTGACATTCAGCAACAAGCACTAAAGCTCACTGCAAATag TATGTATGGATGCCTTGGGTTTTCCAATTCAAGATTCTATGCAAAGCCACTTGCAGAACTAATAACTCTACAA GGAAGGGAGATTTTACAAAGTACTGTTGATCTTGTTCAGAATAATTTGAACTTGGAG GTGATCTATGGTGATACAGATTCAATTATGATTTATAGTGGACTAGATGATATTCCAAAAGCAAAAGCTATTGCAGGGAAAGTCATCCAGGAG GTTAACAAGAAGTACAGGTGTCTAGAAATTGATCTTGATGGATTGTACAAAAGAATGCTTCttctaaagaagaagaaatatgcAGCTGTTAAGGTGCAATTCAAGGATGGGATACCATAtgag GTTATTGAACGTAAAGGTCTTGACATGGTTCGTCGTGACTGGAGCTTGCTATCAAAGGAATTGGGAGATTTCTGCCTGACTCAAATTTTGTCTGGAGG GTCATGTGAGGACGTAATTGAATCGATACATAACTCCCTCATGAAG GTCCAGGAAGATATGAGGAGTGGACAAGTAGCCCTTGAGAAATATGTCATCACAAAGACATTGACTAAACCACCTGAAGCCTATCCTGATGCCAAAAATCAACCCCATGCTCTG GTAGCACTAAGGTTGAAGCAAAGTGGTTATACAGCTGGTTGCTCTGCTGGTGATACAGTACCGTATATAATTTGCTGTGAGCAG GGTGTGGGTGCTTCTGCAGTAAGTTTAACAGGGATAGCCCAGCGTGCAAGACATCCCGATGAATTGAAATGTGATGATGGGAAATGGATTATTGACATTGAGTACTACTTGTCACAGCAAATTCATCCTGTGGTATCACGTTTATGTGCTTCAATCCAGGGTACAAGCCCAGAGCGTTTGGCTGACTGCTTGGGGCTTGACTCATCCAAG TTCCAAAGTAAATCAAGTGAATCTGTCCCTTCTAGCTCACTCCTGTTTGCTGCTGATGATGAGGAAAG ATATCAGAGTTGTGAGCCGCTAATCTTGTCATGTCCCAGCTGCTCTGGTACTTTTCACTGTCCTCCTGTCTTCAGTTCCATTTGTACGTCAATTCTTGAGAAATCAAAAAACCCACAAATCGAAGAATCTATATCCAATTTCTGGCATCGATTGTGTTGCCCTAAATGCCCAGAGGAAGGTGACTTAGGCAGAATATCTCCTGCAATGATGGCCAATCAG GTCAAAAGGCAAGCAGAGGGGTTTGTTTCCACCTACTATAAAGGCGTCATGATG TGTGATGATGAAACTTGTAAGCATACCACGAGGAGTCTCAACCTGAGGCTGGTTGGTGATTCCGAGAGAGGAACAGTTTGTCCAAGCTATCCACGCTGCAATGGGCGTCTAGTGAGAAAG TATACGGAAGCAGATTTGTACAAGCAACTGTCGTATTTCTGTCACTTGCTCGACACTGCTCGCTGCATTGAAAAG GCGGACGCAGGCACTAGAATAAAGGTAGAAAAGGAGCTGATGAAAATCCGGCCAGTGGTTGATATGGCTCTTTCAACAGTTAAAAAGATAAGGGACAGATGTGCTTATGGGTGGGTGCAGTTGAATGGCCTTGCAGTCACAGTATAA
- the LOC118047867 gene encoding DNA polymerase alpha catalytic subunit isoform X1 → MEDEQPAVLNGKRRRGAEATARSEALERLKALRRGGRRSENGGGYAIKMEDPIYDSVPEDEYNSLVARRREEAQGFIVDDNGLGYGDEGEEEDWSQAGLPPSSDESDREGLNKSRSRKKKSEKKEKEKEKEVKKGNASLTAAAAAIMGKTKISAMFTSNVFKNRDSVGKVKSFDCDNIVDDVIAEFAPDEADRERRRRGQLIVKNATPIKSENRFFDNGNDVNFMVKAELDRDFINYKSGVDEKKEGIVEVKEKGEDKLSNPVKEEVVSVLEVKADEAVVKKDDGRSLNAKISDEERDPALSATAGWKEVMNGKNGGEAVGGAGVVEGVKSGANCEEQSEFELDGDGSLPFYILDAYEEIFGSNMGTIYLFGKVKAGNTYHSCCVVVKNMHRCVYAIPNSSIFHTDEMSMLEKEVEESRISSTDFHKKLQDMAYELKNEVASQLLSLNVSSFSMAPVKRRYAFERSDIPAGENYALKINYPFKEPPLPADLKGETFCALLGTHCSALELFLVKRKVKGPSWLSVSKFATCPASQKVSWCKFEVIVESPKDIQVSSSSNSKIEIPPVVVAAINLKTVINEKQNVNEIVSASVICCHKAKIDTPMLASEWKKPGMLSHFTVVRKLDGGIFPMGFSKEVTDRNTMAGSNVLAIESSERALLNRLMIALHKLDSDFLVGHNISGFDLDVLLHRTQACRVPSSTWSKIGRLKRSMMPKLTKGNAIFGSGASPGIMSCIAGRLLCDTFLASRDLLKEVSYSLTQLAKTRLNKDRKEIAPHDIPTMFQTSKSLIELVEYGETDAWLSMELMFHLSILPLTRQLTNISGNLWGKTLQGARAQRVEYLLLHAFHAKKYIVPDKMSSRVKEAKMTKRRINNGIEDRNADELDTDAANFENDNQQSDHGKRKKGPAYAGGLVLEPKKGLYDKYVLLLDFNSLYPSIIQEYNICFTTVERSMDGLVPRLPSSKTTGVLPELLKNLVERRRMVKSWMKNASGLKVQQLDIQQQALKLTANSMYGCLGFSNSRFYAKPLAELITLQGREILQSTVDLVQNNLNLEVIYGDTDSIMIYSGLDDIPKAKAIAGKVIQEVNKKYRCLEIDLDGLYKRMLLLKKKKYAAVKVQFKDGIPYEVIERKGLDMVRRDWSLLSKELGDFCLTQILSGGSCEDVIESIHNSLMKVQEDMRSGQVALEKYVITKTLTKPPEAYPDAKNQPHALVALRLKQSGYTAGCSAGDTVPYIICCEQGVGASAVSLTGIAQRARHPDELKCDDGKWIIDIEYYLSQQIHPVVSRLCASIQGTSPERLADCLGLDSSKFQSKSSESVPSSSLLFAADDEERYQSCEPLILSCPSCSGTFHCPPVFSSICTSILEKSKNPQIEESISNFWHRLCCPKCPEEGDLGRISPAMMANQVKRQAEGFVSTYYKGVMMCDDETCKHTTRSLNLRLVGDSERGTVCPSYPRCNGRLVRKYTEADLYKQLSYFCHLLDTARCIEKLQADAGTRIKVEKELMKIRPVVDMALSTVKKIRDRCAYGWVQLNGLAVTV, encoded by the exons ATGGAGGACGAGCAGCCAGCAGTGTTAAATGGTAAGCGAAGAAGAGGAGCAGAAGCCACGGCCAGATCCGAAGCCCTTGAGCGACTCAAAGCGCTCCGTCGTGGTGGCAGGAGATCTGAAAATGGCGGCGGGTACGCCATCAAAATGGAAGATCCAATCTATGATTCCGTCCCCGAGGACGAGTACAACAGTCTCGTCGCTCGCCGCCGCGAGGAAGCTCAGGGTTTCATCGTTGACGATAACGGCCTGGGTTACGGCGACGAAGGTGAAGAAGAGGACTGGTCTCAGGCCGGATTACCTCCGTCTTCGGATGAATCGGACCGCGAGGGTTTGAATAAGAGTAGATCtagaaagaagaaaagtgaaaagaaagagaaagaaaaagagaaagaagtgAAGAAAGGTAATGCTTCGTTGACGGCTGCTGCGGCGGCGATTATGGGGAAAACGAAGATATCGGCTATGTTTAcatcaaatgtttttaaaaatagggATTCTGTTGGTAAGGTAAAGAGTTTTGATTGTGACAATATTGTTGATGATGTTATCGCGGAGTTTGCTCCTGATGAAGCTGATAGAGAAAGGCGTAGAAGAGGACAGTTGATTGTGAAGAATGCTACACCAATTAAGAGTGAAAATCGATTTTTTGATAACGGTAATGATGTTAATTTTATGGTTAAAGCAGAATTGGATagggattttattaattataagagTGGTGTTGATGAGAAAAAGGAGGGAATTGTGGAAGTGAAAGAGAAGGGAGAGGATAAATTGTCTAATCCGGTTAAAGAGGAGGTTGTAAGTGTTTTGGAAGTGAAAGCAGACGAGGCAGTTGTGAAGAAGGATGATGGACGTTCACTTAATGCGAAGATTAGTGATGAGGAGAGGGATCCAGCTTTGAGTGCGACAGCCGGGTGGAAAGAAGTGATGAATGGTAAGAATGGGGGTGAGGCTGTTGGTGGCGCTGGGGTAGTGGAGGGGGTTAAAAGTGGAGCAAATTGTGAGGAGCAATCTGAGTTTGAGCTGGATGGTGATGGGTCATTACCCTTTTACATTCTTGATGCTTATGAAGAGATTTTTGGTTCTAACATGGGCACGATCTATTTGTTTGGGAAG GTGAAAGCCGGAAATACATATCATAGTTGCTGTGTGGTTGTAAAGAATATGCACAGATGTGTTTATGCAATTCCAAATAGTTCTATATTTCATACTGATGAGATGAGCATGCTAGAGAAAGAGGTTGAAGAGTCACGGATTTCTTCCACAGATTTCCATAAAAAGCTGCAA GACATGGCATATGAACTAAAGAATGAAGTTGCAAGCCAATTGTTAAGTCTCAATGTCTCAAGTTTCAGCATGGCTCCGGTTAAG AGGAGATATGCATTTGAGCGCTCTGATATACCAGCCGGAGAGAATTATGCACTCAAGATCAACTATCCATTTAAG GAACCTCCGCTCCCAGCAGATCTCAAAGGCGAAACTTTCTGTGCTTTGCTTGGAACTCATTGCAG TGCTTTAGAGCTTTTTCTTGTTAAAAGGAAGGTAAAGGGACCTTCGTGGCTTTCAGTTTCAAAATTTGCAACTTGCCCAGCTTCTCAAAAG GTGAGCTGGTGCAAGTTTGAGGTCATTGTCGAATCTCCAAAGGACATACAagtttcatcttcttcaaataGCAAAATAGAGATTCCTCCAGTGGTTGTTGCTGCAATAAATCTGAAAACTGTCATAAATGAAAAGCAGAATGTGAATGAAATAGTCTCTGCTTCGGTCATTTGCTGTCACAAGGCCAAG ATTGACACTCCCATGTTGGCCTCCGAGTGGAAGAAACCTGGCATGCTGAGCCATTTTACTGTTGTTCGCAAGCTTGATGGAGGAATATTCCCAATGGGATTTTCCAAAGAGGTTACAGACAGAAACACAATGGCTGGATCAAATGTCTTAGCTATTGAAAGCAG CGAAAGAGCTTTGTTAAATCGTCTGATGATTGCATTACACAAATTAGACAGTGATTTTCTTGTTGGACATAATATATCTGGTTTTGACCTGGATGTTCTCCTCCATAGGACACAG GCTTGCCGGGTGCCAAGTAGCACATGGTCCAAAATAGGACGTCTGAAGCGATCTATGATGCCTAAACTTACAAAAGGAAATGCCATTTTTGGCTCCGGAGCAAGTCCAGGGATCATGTCTTGCATTGCTGGCCGGCTCTTATGCGATACATTTTTGGCTTCCCGTGATTTATTAAAAGAG GTTAGTTATTCCTTGACGCAACTTGCTAAGACTCGGCTGAACAAAGACCGCAAGGAGATTGCACCACATGATATTCCCACAATGTTCCAGACGTCAAAGTCCCTTATTGAACTA GTTGAATATGGTGAGACAGATGCATGGTTATCTATGGAACTCATGTTTCATTTGAGCATTCTTCCTCTCACACGCCAGCTGACCAATATCAGTGGGAATCTCTGGGGGAAAACTCTTCAA GGTGCCAGGGCACAAAGAGTAGAGTATCTTCTATTGCATGCATTCCATGCAAAGAAATATATTGTCCCAGACAAGATGTCTTCTCGTGTAAAGGAAGCAAAAATGACAAAGAGGAGAATTAATAATGGCATTGAGGATAGAAATGCTGATGAGTTGGACACTGATGCTGCCAATTTCGAAAATGACAATCAACAGAGTGATcatgggaaaagaaaaaaaggtccTGCCTATGCAGGTGGATTGGTTTTGGAGCCTAAAAAAGGTTTATATGACAAATATGTATTGCTTCTGGATTTCAATAGTCTTTACCCCTCAATTATTCAG GAATACAATATCTGCTTCACAACAGTTGAAAGGTCTATGGATGGATTGGTTCCTCGTTTACCTTCCAGTAAAACAACTGGAGTTCTGCCTGAG TTGCTGAAAAATTTAGTTGAGAGAAGAAGAATGGTTAAGTCATGGATGAAGAATGCATCTGGTCTCAAAGTCCAGCAGCTTGACATTCAGCAACAAGCACTAAAGCTCACTGCAAATag TATGTATGGATGCCTTGGGTTTTCCAATTCAAGATTCTATGCAAAGCCACTTGCAGAACTAATAACTCTACAA GGAAGGGAGATTTTACAAAGTACTGTTGATCTTGTTCAGAATAATTTGAACTTGGAG GTGATCTATGGTGATACAGATTCAATTATGATTTATAGTGGACTAGATGATATTCCAAAAGCAAAAGCTATTGCAGGGAAAGTCATCCAGGAG GTTAACAAGAAGTACAGGTGTCTAGAAATTGATCTTGATGGATTGTACAAAAGAATGCTTCttctaaagaagaagaaatatgcAGCTGTTAAGGTGCAATTCAAGGATGGGATACCATAtgag GTTATTGAACGTAAAGGTCTTGACATGGTTCGTCGTGACTGGAGCTTGCTATCAAAGGAATTGGGAGATTTCTGCCTGACTCAAATTTTGTCTGGAGG GTCATGTGAGGACGTAATTGAATCGATACATAACTCCCTCATGAAG GTCCAGGAAGATATGAGGAGTGGACAAGTAGCCCTTGAGAAATATGTCATCACAAAGACATTGACTAAACCACCTGAAGCCTATCCTGATGCCAAAAATCAACCCCATGCTCTG GTAGCACTAAGGTTGAAGCAAAGTGGTTATACAGCTGGTTGCTCTGCTGGTGATACAGTACCGTATATAATTTGCTGTGAGCAG GGTGTGGGTGCTTCTGCAGTAAGTTTAACAGGGATAGCCCAGCGTGCAAGACATCCCGATGAATTGAAATGTGATGATGGGAAATGGATTATTGACATTGAGTACTACTTGTCACAGCAAATTCATCCTGTGGTATCACGTTTATGTGCTTCAATCCAGGGTACAAGCCCAGAGCGTTTGGCTGACTGCTTGGGGCTTGACTCATCCAAG TTCCAAAGTAAATCAAGTGAATCTGTCCCTTCTAGCTCACTCCTGTTTGCTGCTGATGATGAGGAAAG ATATCAGAGTTGTGAGCCGCTAATCTTGTCATGTCCCAGCTGCTCTGGTACTTTTCACTGTCCTCCTGTCTTCAGTTCCATTTGTACGTCAATTCTTGAGAAATCAAAAAACCCACAAATCGAAGAATCTATATCCAATTTCTGGCATCGATTGTGTTGCCCTAAATGCCCAGAGGAAGGTGACTTAGGCAGAATATCTCCTGCAATGATGGCCAATCAG GTCAAAAGGCAAGCAGAGGGGTTTGTTTCCACCTACTATAAAGGCGTCATGATG TGTGATGATGAAACTTGTAAGCATACCACGAGGAGTCTCAACCTGAGGCTGGTTGGTGATTCCGAGAGAGGAACAGTTTGTCCAAGCTATCCACGCTGCAATGGGCGTCTAGTGAGAAAG TATACGGAAGCAGATTTGTACAAGCAACTGTCGTATTTCTGTCACTTGCTCGACACTGCTCGCTGCATTGAAAAG TTGCAGGCGGACGCAGGCACTAGAATAAAGGTAGAAAAGGAGCTGATGAAAATCCGGCCAGTGGTTGATATGGCTCTTTCAACAGTTAAAAAGATAAGGGACAGATGTGCTTATGGGTGGGTGCAGTTGAATGGCCTTGCAGTCACAGTATAA
- the LOC118047869 gene encoding nicotinate phosphoribosyltransferase 2, which translates to MVEKVKANCNYSGRVVEGPTNPIVTPLLTDLYQFTMAYAYWKANKHQERAVFDLYFRKNPFGGEYTVFAGLEECIRLIANFKFTEDDISFIRESLPGSCEDGFFDYLRGLDCSEVEVYAIAEGSVVFPKVPLLRIEGPIAVAQLLETPLVNLINFASLVATNAARHRFVAGKSKSLLEFGLRRAQGPDGGISASKYCYLGGFDATSNVAAGRLFGIPLRGTHSHAFVSSYMSPDEIIDKSLQSADGSSSCEDFVSSVQTWINKIQCSNSLRGIFGETNQSELAAFTSYALAFPRSFLALVDTYDVMRSGIPNFCAVALALNDLGYKAAGIRLDSGDLAYLSCEARKFFGAIEKEFGVPGFGKMGITASNDLNEETLDALNKQGHEVDSYGIGTYLVTCYAQAALGCVFKLVEINNQPRIKLSEDVSKVSIPCKKRSYRLYGREGYPLVDIMTGENEPSPKVGERILCRHPFNESKRAYVVPQQVEELLKCYWPGSSDKPREDLPPLKDIRDSCIKQLERMRPDHMRKLNPTPYKVSVSAKLYDFIHFLWLNEAPVGELQ; encoded by the exons atggttGAGAAGGTGAAAGCGAACTGTAATTATTCTGGTCGGGTCGTGGAGGGACCGACGAACCCGATCGTAACGCCTCTTTTAACGGATCTTTATCAGTTTACAATGGCTTATGCTTATTGGAAAGCCAATAAACATCAAGAGCGAGCTGT gtttgatttatattttcgGAAGAATCCGTTTGGTGGGGAGTACACAGTGTTTGCTGGTTTAGAAGAATGCATCAGGTTAATTGCTAATTTCAAGTTCACCGAGGATGATATCTCTTTCATCCGGGAGAGTCTTCCTGGTTCATGCGAG GATGGTTTCTTTGATTATCTTAGAGGATTGGACTGCTCAGAAGTCGAAGTGTATGCCATTGCAGAGGGTTCAGTAGTCTTCCCAAAGGTTCCTCTGCTAAGAATAGAAGGACCAATTGCT GTGGCTCAATTGCTGGAAACCCCATTAGTGAATCTTATCAATTTTGCATCTTTAGTGGCAACAAATGCAGCTAGGCATCGATTTGTTGCTGGAAAATCAAAAAGTCTTCTTGAGTTTGGGCTTCGACGGGCTCAG GGGCCTGATGGTGGGATATCGGCGTCAAAATATTGCTACCTTGGAGGGTTTGATGCAACAAG CAATGTTGCAGCCGGACGGTTATTTGGGATACCTCTACGTGGGACTCATTCCCATGCATTTGTCAGCTCATATATG AGCCCTGATGAGATCATAGACAAGTCGCTTCAAAGTGCTGATGGATCAAGTAGTTGCGAGGACTTTGTCAGTTCAGTTCAGACATGGATAAATAAAATTCAG TGCTCAAATTCCTTACGTGGTATTTTTGGTGAGACCAATCAAAGTGAGCTAGCAGCTTTTACCTCCTATGCCTTGGCATTCCCTAGAAGCTTTTTAGCTCTTGTGGACACATATGAC GTAATGAGGAGTGGAATCCCGAACTTTTGTGCGGTTGCTCTAGCACTTAATGATCTTGG ATATAAAGCGGCAGGCATTAGATTAGATTCTGGTGATCTAGCATATTTGTCCTGTGAGGCGCGGAAGTTCTTTGGCGCCATTGAGAAAGAATTTGGAGTGCCTGGTTTTGGAAAGATGGGCATCACTGCTAGTAATGACCTCAATGAGGAAACTTTAGATGCTCTAAATAAACAG GGTCATGAAGTAGATTCATATGGAATAGGAACCTATCTTGTAACTTGCTATGCTCAAGCTGCTTTGGGTTGTGTCTTCAAGCttgttgaaataaacaatcagcCTCGCATCAAACTTTCTGAAGATGTTTCAAAG GTTTCTATACCATGCAAAAAACGGTCTTATAGATTGTATGGAAGAGAAGGGTACCCACTGGTGGACATAATGACAGGGGAAAATGAACCATCTCCAAAG GTGGGAGAACGGATACTGTGTCGCCATCCTTTTAATGAATCCAAGAGAGCGTATGTGGTTCCACAGCAGGTTGAGGAGCTTCTAAAGTGTTATTGGCCTGGGAGCTCAG atAAACCAAGAGAAGATTTACCTCCTCTCAAGGACATTAGAGATAGCTGTATCAAGCAGCTTGAGCGAATGCGTCCTGATCATATGAGGAAGCTTAACCCAACACCGTACAAG GTGAGTGTAAGCGCAAAACTGTATGATTTCATCCATTTCCTATGGCTCAACGAGGCACCTGTCGGGGAGTTGCAGTGA